A single Paenibacillus kribbensis DNA region contains:
- a CDS encoding MBL fold metallo-hydrolase — protein MSLTIQMLGTGSAFAKHYYNNNALLDSGEGKLLIDCGTTASLALHQMGVPLSEIDAILITHIHADHVGGLEEFGFQMNILHRRKPVLYIAEPLIHPLWEHTLKGGMSQQGMIDRLEDVFEVNVLTPGKSAVLVSGIQVELIPTQHIPGKNSYSLFINDRLFYSADMIFDPDLLHHLVYERGCQSILHEVQLQGAGEVHTTLDELLSLPQPLQERIHLMHYSDDMEQFREKAGVMSFLEQQRKYPLAELERAKQ, from the coding sequence ATGAGCCTAACGATACAAATGCTTGGGACAGGCAGTGCCTTTGCTAAGCATTATTACAACAACAACGCGCTGCTGGATAGCGGTGAAGGGAAACTGCTGATTGATTGCGGAACTACCGCTTCTCTGGCTCTGCACCAAATGGGCGTTCCTTTATCTGAAATTGACGCTATCTTAATCACCCATATTCACGCGGATCATGTCGGAGGTCTGGAGGAATTCGGCTTCCAGATGAACATTCTCCACCGTCGCAAGCCTGTACTTTATATCGCTGAACCACTAATCCATCCACTATGGGAACACACACTCAAAGGCGGTATGTCACAGCAAGGCATGATTGATAGGCTCGAAGATGTTTTTGAGGTAAATGTACTAACACCTGGTAAATCTGCTGTTTTAGTATCTGGTATCCAGGTGGAACTCATCCCTACGCAACATATTCCCGGTAAAAACAGCTACTCGCTATTCATTAATGATCGTCTTTTTTATAGTGCGGATATGATTTTTGATCCTGATTTGCTTCATCACCTGGTGTATGAGCGTGGATGTCAGAGTATTCTACATGAGGTTCAGCTGCAAGGTGCGGGAGAAGTCCATACGACACTGGACGAGCTGCTAAGCCTGCCACAACCTCTTCAAGAGCGTATTCACCTGATGCACTATAGTGATGATATGGAACAATTTCGGGAGAAGGCAGGGGTCATGTCCTTTCTGGAGCAGCAACGCAAGTATCCCCTTGCCGAACTGGAACGTGCAAAGCAATAA
- a CDS encoding GNAT family N-acetyltransferase, whose translation MAAEIISVTTEEQLQEAISIRTKVFVEEQKVPLELELDHYDKLGDAVHHLLICDHGEMVATGRLTYYEEDTAKMQRIAVLKEYRAAGYGRVLLLALEERARELGLRYSLLDAQCQAEKFYEKLGYETISDEPFDDAGIPHVRMRKKL comes from the coding sequence ATGGCCGCAGAAATTATCAGTGTAACGACAGAGGAACAGCTACAGGAAGCGATATCGATCCGTACCAAAGTGTTTGTCGAGGAACAAAAGGTGCCTCTTGAACTGGAGCTTGATCATTATGACAAGCTGGGAGATGCCGTTCATCATTTGCTAATTTGTGACCATGGTGAAATGGTGGCTACTGGTCGACTGACGTATTATGAAGAAGATACTGCTAAAATGCAGCGTATTGCCGTGCTCAAGGAGTATCGTGCGGCGGGTTATGGGCGTGTATTGCTACTGGCACTGGAAGAACGCGCACGTGAGCTGGGGTTAAGATACTCACTGCTGGATGCCCAATGCCAAGCTGAAAAGTTTTATGAAAAGCTCGGGTATGAGACGATATCCGATGAACCTTTTGACGATGCCGGAATTCCGCACGTACGTATGCGCAAAAAGCTGTAA
- a CDS encoding DUF3892 domain-containing protein: protein MANTEREQITAVRKNGDGDLTSFQTSTGRILDYNQALNEIEAGSIAGVNVFKAKDGSKRIRGDADGDPTNNLDQLPLF, encoded by the coding sequence ATGGCAAATACAGAACGGGAACAGATTACGGCGGTACGCAAAAACGGGGATGGCGATCTGACGTCTTTTCAGACGTCCACCGGGCGAATTCTGGATTACAATCAGGCACTAAATGAGATTGAAGCAGGCTCAATTGCAGGCGTAAATGTGTTTAAGGCAAAGGATGGAAGCAAACGAATTCGCGGAGATGCCGATGGGGATCCTACCAATAATCTGGATCAGCTGCCGTTGTTCTGA